The Alkalihalophilus pseudofirmus nucleotide sequence AATGGCCCCTACTACACATAAAACGAGAATGATCGGCAGCAAAATGTATTTAGGTATACTTAGGATTTTCGTAAAGAACCTCATTCCGTAATAGAGAAAAGCAATCATCGCAATATTGGCAATAATTAAAGCGATGAAGATCCCATACACTACATCCCCGTTATTTTGAAATAACAGCGGTCCTGGAGTGAGGCCATGAATCACTAACCCGCCTAGTAAAAGGGCTGTAACTGTGTCTCCTGGTATCCCTAGAGCAATTAACGGTACAAGCGCTCCGCCGACTGCAGCATTATTAGCTGACTCTGATGCAACAACGCCATCAGGGGTGCCTTTCCCAAATTCCTCTGGATGTTTAGAGCGGTTTTTCGCTGTTACATAGGCAATTATATTAGCTGTTCCGCCGCCAATACCAGGCAGAATCCCAATCCCTGTTCCAATAAAACTTGACCTTAGCCCATTCCAACCCTGCTTAAAGAAATCTTTAACCGAAAAACCGAAGCCTTTCATTTTGTAGTCAACGGACTGCCCTTTTGAAATTTTCCGTTCGGACGCTTTGATAATTTCTGCAACAGCAAAGAGTCCAATCAGCACTGGCAAGATATTAAATCCGGCATCGAGGGCACTATAACCGAACGTGAACCTAGGAAACGCATCAATTGGTGCAGATCCGACCATCGCTAGTGCAATCCCTAATAATCCGGCGATCAACCCTTTGACAAGTGAATTCCCTGCAAGACTAGAAATCATCGTTAATGCAAATATCGTAATGGCAAAATATTCGTAAGGTCCAAATTTCAATGCAATCGTTGCCAGCGGCGGTGATAAGAGCATTAAAATGATAATACTTAATAAACCACCTAAAAATGAGAAGAGAATTGCATACCCAAACGCTTTACCGACTTCTCCTTTTCTAGCCATCGGATACCCATCAAATGTCGTTGCGATTGAAGATGGTGTGCCTGGCAGTTTAAGCAGGATAGCAGGAATGAGCCCGCCTGAAATCCCCCCTATATACAAACCCATCAATATAGCCATGCCTTCCATTGGACTCATCCCAAACGTCATCGGAAGAACGATCGCGATGGCCATCGTTGCTGTTAAGCCTGGTATTGAGCCAAATACTAATCCTACTGCCGTTCCAAGTAAGATTAATAATATCGTTGATAAAGTCATGACTTCAGAAAAGCCTTGCATGAAAAGATCAAACACCTTCTCACCCCCTTATCCTAAAATCCCTGCTGGAAGTCTTAAGTAAAAAATATTCTTGAAACAATAATAGATAACACCAGATGAAATGACAGAGACCACTAAAAATAGTACGATTCTTCTTTGTGATTTTTCAGCCAATATATACATCTGTAAAAATAAGTAGACGACTGTCATAAGCAAAAATCCAATGATTGGAATGAGCGCAACATACCCAATCAATAATCCAATTGTTAGGAAAACAGACTTTTTGCTTATTGGCACGTTCTGATCAGCTTCAGTATCTTCATCACTCTCTTCTTCTGCTTGGGAAGCAGGGTTCTTTTGTTTTCTTATCGAGGTAATAAGCATGATGAAGCTAAGGATAAATAACCCTCCAGCTACTAATCTAGGAGCAAAATCTGCTCCTATCGCTGAAACAGTCATTTGTTGAATATTGTATGTGGCAATAAACATTAGCACTGAAACCGCTAATAAGAAAACGCTTGCAAAAGCATCTTGATTTCGTTGGATCATCGCATCCTCCCCCTCTCACTCTATTATGCTACCCTTCAAATTCTACTAAAGCTGCTAACAAGGCTTTAATGTAGCCGATTGAATACGCAAAGCCGACACTTCCATAACTCCAGCCAATATTCGAATGAGCCCAATTCCCGTCAAGGTCTGGGTTATCTCCTTCCATCATTGGTACGTGGTCTGGGTTTAAGCAGCCATTGTATCCAACTTTTCTAAGTTCTAATAAAATCTTATACATATTCATATCACCATCATCTAAGAGAGCTTCTTCAAATGCACCTGCTGTAGGCAAGGAACCGCGCACATTTCGAAAATGAACTAGAAAGATGCGGTCTTTTCTGCCGTATTGATTAATTTCATTCAATACAAGAGGGCTCCCACCTTCTTCTGCCCTCGTACCTACGCAATAGATGTAGCCTACATTTTTGCTTGGGAATTCATCCATGATCCTGCGGTATCCAAGTCCACCGAAGGGAGTATCATGATTAGGCGAATCCGATGGGTGCATCCCTAAATTCACATCGTAGTCTTCACAAGCTGGCACCAGTTCAGCGTAGGCCGCTCTAAAACGTGACCACCATTTTTCATGCTCTTCTAAAGTTGGTGTTACATAAGGTTCTTTTTGAAAGCCTAAGCTTTCTCCTCTAGCAATGGCACCGCCTCGCTGCCTGGCTTGATAGCTTTTTGTCATATAATTGTATGTATCTCCTGCAAATCGCTGTCTGACAATCTTAATACCAGCCTCACCGAAAACTTTTACAGCTTTAACGGAGTTTTCAAGCTCCAGCTCACTTCCATCGTCTTCGTTCATAAAGCGCTCGGAGAGATCCGGAAGCGTCACTCTGTTTACATCTAAACCGAATGAGCGAACCCGTTTTTTCATCTTAAGTACCTTATCTAAATCAGGAAAACCTTGTTCTTTCACTCCAGGAAAAGAAGAACCTGTACCAAAGTCCACACAATCCACACCAAGCTGGCACATTTGTCTCAATTCTGCGTCTGTTAAATCAAATTTAGTCGTGGTAACCGATACCTTCATCATATTGGTCATCTCCATTCAGATAAGAATACGCTTACATAGTTTTGTATTGTATTTGATTCAGCTATTTGTTTGTTATTTTAATTGTAAGACAAATGAATTTATAAGTCAATATTGAATTTTCTAAAAATATAGATTTTAAAATCAGCCAAATAATGATTAAAAGGTAACCATTATTTGGCTTCTTCCATCTTTTTCTTTAACGCTCGTAAGGCTTTCTTTCTTACAAAGTCTAAATGCCGATACATCGCACTGTATGCTTCGATTGGATCTCTTTTTGCAAGTGCATCATAGATGTCTTGATGATAGTTTAATGTAGCATTCAAATCACGATCCTCAATAGGGATCTGTTCTAACACTTTCATGTGAGATTTCTGCAGAGCATCAATCATCCCTTCAAATAGCGGGTTTCTGGCACTATGAGCAATTAATTTATGAAAACGCATATCAATCTCAGATGAATCATCAGTTGGCAGCTTTTTCATATCATCTATAGAATCTTTTAATTTGGCTAGCTCCCCGTCCGTAATTTTTTCAGCTGCAAGGGTTACGAGCCCCAATTCCAAAGCAATACGTGTTTCAATGATCGAAACCACATCACCTGCTGAGAGGGCGAGCATCATGGAAAATGGTTTACTCCCTATCTTTTCTGAAAAAAATGTCCCATGGCGCGTTTTCCGATTCACAATTCCCATCACTTCAAGTGATGTTAAGGCTTCCCGGATTACGGGCCTGCTCACATCACATATTTCCATTAACTCCATTTCAGATGGGATTTTATCACCTGGCTTCAACTGACCTGTCATAAGTAAATTTATGATTTCATCTATCACTTGTTTCGATAATGATTTCCGACTAAGCGATTTAATATCAACTTCTTTATTTTCTTCCACTGGAAAATCCCCCCTTCTTCTAAAGATGTATTTTAATTGTAAGACAAATAACTAGAAATTGAAAGCGTTTAATAAATATTAGAGATATAAATTAATTTATATGAATTTTGATGTAAGTTCCTCGCTACAAAAAACCCGAATAAGAGAACACTTCTCTCTACTCGGGCCATTGTTTATTTTTTATTCGGGTTTATTAGGAATATCAGGATCTACCGTGAAATCAGGTGCAAAACCTTTGTAGCGAACTTCGGCCATCATTCCTGCATTCGCATGATGGAATTCATGACAGTGGAACATCCATATCCCCGGATTTTTTGCTTCAAACACAATTTCATACGTTTCTCCTGGTCTGATATTCAAGGTATCTTTTACAATAGGCGACCCAGAAATTGGAGTGCCATCTTTTGAAATGACGTTGAAAAATTCACCATGCATGTGCATAGGGTGATCTACTTCTGTGTCGTTTTCAATAGTAAACTTTACAACATCGCCTTCTTCCACTTCATAGCTTTCATGGTTTGGAAACTG carries:
- a CDS encoding FadR/GntR family transcriptional regulator, with the protein product MEENKEVDIKSLSRKSLSKQVIDEIINLLMTGQLKPGDKIPSEMELMEICDVSRPVIREALTSLEVMGIVNRKTRHGTFFSEKIGSKPFSMMLALSAGDVVSIIETRIALELGLVTLAAEKITDGELAKLKDSIDDMKKLPTDDSSEIDMRFHKLIAHSARNPLFEGMIDALQKSHMKVLEQIPIEDRDLNATLNYHQDIYDALAKRDPIEAYSAMYRHLDFVRKKALRALKKKMEEAK
- a CDS encoding tripartite tricarboxylate transporter TctB family protein is translated as MIQRNQDAFASVFLLAVSVLMFIATYNIQQMTVSAIGADFAPRLVAGGLFILSFIMLITSIRKQKNPASQAEEESDEDTEADQNVPISKKSVFLTIGLLIGYVALIPIIGFLLMTVVYLFLQMYILAEKSQRRIVLFLVVSVISSGVIYYCFKNIFYLRLPAGILG
- a CDS encoding tripartite tricarboxylate transporter permease, which produces MQGFSEVMTLSTILLILLGTAVGLVFGSIPGLTATMAIAIVLPMTFGMSPMEGMAILMGLYIGGISGGLIPAILLKLPGTPSSIATTFDGYPMARKGEVGKAFGYAILFSFLGGLLSIIILMLLSPPLATIALKFGPYEYFAITIFALTMISSLAGNSLVKGLIAGLLGIALAMVGSAPIDAFPRFTFGYSALDAGFNILPVLIGLFAVAEIIKASERKISKGQSVDYKMKGFGFSVKDFFKQGWNGLRSSFIGTGIGILPGIGGGTANIIAYVTAKNRSKHPEEFGKGTPDGVVASESANNAAVGGALVPLIALGIPGDTVTALLLGGLVIHGLTPGPLLFQNNGDVVYGIFIALIIANIAMIAFLYYGMRFFTKILSIPKYILLPIILVLCVVGAIGVNNRMFDAAALLFFGILGYLLIKYKFPIAPIILGFILGPLVETNLRRGLMYSQGDFIPFLTQPIAAVFLILAVLSIVFKLRDTYKKKKLDEAGGINTGI
- a CDS encoding mannonate dehydratase; this encodes MMKVSVTTTKFDLTDAELRQMCQLGVDCVDFGTGSSFPGVKEQGFPDLDKVLKMKKRVRSFGLDVNRVTLPDLSERFMNEDDGSELELENSVKAVKVFGEAGIKIVRQRFAGDTYNYMTKSYQARQRGGAIARGESLGFQKEPYVTPTLEEHEKWWSRFRAAYAELVPACEDYDVNLGMHPSDSPNHDTPFGGLGYRRIMDEFPSKNVGYIYCVGTRAEEGGSPLVLNEINQYGRKDRIFLVHFRNVRGSLPTAGAFEEALLDDGDMNMYKILLELRKVGYNGCLNPDHVPMMEGDNPDLDGNWAHSNIGWSYGSVGFAYSIGYIKALLAALVEFEG